In Salmo trutta chromosome 16, fSalTru1.1, whole genome shotgun sequence, a genomic segment contains:
- the LOC115150231 gene encoding ubiquitin carboxyl-terminal hydrolase BAP1-like: MNKGWLELESDPGLFTLLVEDFGVKGVQVEEIYDLQSKCPSPVYGFIFLFKWIEERRSRRKVSTLVDETSVIDDDIVNDMFFAHQLIPNSCATHALLSVLLNCSGVELGTTLSRMKTFTKGFGPESKGYAIGNAPELAKAHNSHARPEPRHLPEKQNGISAVRTMEAFHFVSYVPIKDRLFELDGLKAYPIDHGPWGEEEEWTDKARRVIMERIGLATAGEPYHDIRFNLMAVVPDRRVKYESKLEILKRNRQMVLEGLQQLIRVTQPELVQDRKHPDSSPSDDTPPTIKKEEADPQPVTSQGAEQTPPTDTAAQSQSVPSPSGKGKAMGKPAAPLGGAGASQPVTSPIVPRLPAFLDNHNYAKSPMQEDEDLATGVGRPRVPGAPQPPYSDDDDYEDEEEEEIGTPTRFRRKGVLRSRTGRVGGGTGVETKLALGVLAEKLKKEVQRKDSLATPLSVRTEGRTGGIVITAASQPSPTPSNESTDTASEIGSAFNSPLRSPARSQAATRPSSPVASHLSRVLFGEDEGLLRLDARQNRAVRELGPSVSTALLHLQEDGVIYTVPPPADTALEEKAGTPEKVKEQGSNPAVEGDGVKEEGKEGPSVEVEEIRETTEVKPSMEKVISTETVGSNKPSGEKYSPKELLALLKCVEADIANYEVFLKEEVEKRKKYKIDDQRRTHNYDEFICTFISMLAQEGMLASLVEQNISVRRRQGVSIGRLHKQRKPDRRKRSRPYKAKRQ; the protein is encoded by the exons ATGAACAAAGGGTGGCTGGAGCTCGAGAGTGACCCGG GGCTGTTCACGCTCTTGGTGGAGGATTTTG GTGTGAAGGGGGTCCAGGTAGAGGAGATATACGACCTACAAAGCAAGTGTCCAAG ccccgtGTATGGCTTCATCTTCCTGTTCAAGTGGATTGAGGAGCGAAGGTCTAGGAGGAAAGTCTCCACCTTGGTGGATGAGACCTCTGTCATTGATGATGACATTGTTAATGACATGTTCTTTGCCCACCAG CTGATCCCAAACTCCTGCGCCACCCATGCACTTCTGAGCGTGCTCCTGAACTGTAGTGGGGTTGAGTTGGGCACTACCCTCAGCCGCATGAAGACCTTCACTAAAGGCTTCGGCCCAGAG AGTAAAGGCTACGCCATTGGAAATGCCCCAGAGCTGGCTAAAGCACACAACAGTCATGCCAG ACCGGAGCCCAGGCACCTGCCGGAGAAGCAGAACGGGATTAGCGCCGTGCGGACCATGGAAGCATTCCACTTTGTCAGCTACGTGCCCATCAAAGACCGCTTGTTTGAGCTAGATGGCCTCAAGGCGTACCCCATTGACCACG ggccatggggagaggaggaggagtggacgGATAAGGCACGGCGGGTCATTATGGAGAGGATTGGCTTGGCCACGGCTGG AGAGCCCTACCATGATATCCGCTTCAACCTGATGGCAGTGGTTCCGGACCGCAGGGTGAAGTATGAGTCAAAGCTGGAGATCCTGAAGAGGAACAGACAGATGGTACTGGAGGGGCTACAGCAG CTGATCCGGGTCACCCAGCCAGAGCTTGTACAGGACAGGAAGCATCCAGACTCCTCCCCCTCAGACGACACGCCCCCTACTATCAAAAAAGAAGAGGCAGACCCTCAACCTGTTACATCACAGGGGGCTGAGCAGACTCCTCCCACAG ACACAGCAGCCCAGTCCCAATCGGTCCCGAGCCCCTCAGGCAAGGGGAAAGCCATGGGGAAACCAGCTGCTCCATTGGGGGGAGCGGGGGCCTCCCAGCCTGTCACCAGCCCCATCGTCCCTCGCCTACCAGCCTTCTTGGACAACCACAACTACGCCAAGTCCCCCATGCAG GAGGATGAGGACCTTGCGACAGGGGTGGGTCGTCCCCGGGTGCCCGGTGCGCCCCAGCCCCCCTACTCTGATGACGATGACtatgaggatgaagaggaggaagagattgGCACACCAACCAG GTTCAGGCGTAAAGGGGTGCTGCGTTCCCGTACAGGCCGTGTCGGGGGAGGCACCGGCGTAGAGACCAAGCTGGCACTCGGCGTCCTGGCCGAGAAACTCAAGAAGGAAGTCCAGAGGAAGGACTCTCTGGCCACGCCGCTCTCCGTCCGTACCGAGGGCCGCACTGGGGGCATCGTGATCACGGCCGCCTCCCAGCCCTCGCCCACACCCAGCAACGAGAGCACCGACACAGCCTCTGAGATCGGCAGTGCCTTCAACTCACCACTGCGCTCCCCGGCCCGCTCCCAAGCGGCCACGCGGCCCTCCAGCCCTGTTGCGTCCCACCTGTCCCGTGTGTTGTTTGGGGAGGATGAGGGTCTACTGAGGCTGGATGCCAGACAGAACCGGGCCGTCAGAGAGCTGGGGCCCTCCGTCAGCACCGCCCTGCTGCACCTACAGGAGGACGGGGTTATATACACTGTACCACCACCCG CTGATACAGCTCTTGAAGAGAAGGCAGGCACTCCAGAGAAGGTAAAAGAGCAAGGTAGCAATCCAGCAGTAGAGGGGGACGGCgtgaaggaggaggggaaggagggaccTTCGGTGGAGGTGGAAGAGATCAGAGAAACAACAGAGGTCAAACCCAGCATGGAAAAGGTCATCTCCACGGAAACCGTTGGAAGCAACAAGCCATCTGGGGAAAAATACTCTCCTAAA GAGCTGCTTGCTCTGCTCAAGTGTGTGGAGGCTGACATCGCCAACTATGAAGTGTTTCtaaaggaggaggtggagaagaggaAAAAATACAAG ATTGATGACCAGAGGAGGACCCATAATTATGACGAGTTCATCTGCACCTTCATATCCATGCTGGCACAAGAAG GAATGTTGGCCAGTCTGGTTGAGCAGAATATCTCTGTGCGTCGTCGCCAGGGAGTGAGCATCGGACGTTTACACAAACAGAGGAAACCAGACCGCAGGAAACGCTCGCGACCCTACAAGGCCAAGCGCCAGTGA